The Muricauda sp. SCSIO 65647 genome includes a region encoding these proteins:
- a CDS encoding O-acetylhomoserine aminocarboxypropyltransferase/cysteine synthase family protein — MSDQKFSTNALHAGHDVTTNAGTRAVPIYQSTAYVFNNADHAANLFSLAEFGNIYTRINNPTNDILEQRLAALEGGIASVVTASGTAALNTTLLVLLKAGDHIVSSNSLYGGTYNLLNVTLPRLGITTTFVDPTNPSNFGNAVQENTRAVFVESVGNPKLDVLDLKAISSEAKKAKVPFIVDNTVATPALLNPIEHGANIVIHSLTKYINGNGTALGGAIIDAGTFDWANGKFPEFTEPSPGYHGLVYHEALGPAAFIAKVRIEGLRDHGAALSPFNAFQIIQGLETLEVRIKKHSENALALAQWLEQRKEVAWVNYPGLSSSKYKAQSDAYLPKGQSGLVTFGVKGGYESAKKIADETKIFSLLANIGDSKSLIIHPASTTHQQLDDAAQELTGVTKDLIRLSVGLEDLDDLKADLEQAFATIDKSVLA, encoded by the coding sequence ATGAGCGATCAAAAATTTTCTACCAATGCCCTGCACGCTGGGCACGATGTGACCACCAACGCAGGTACACGGGCAGTACCCATTTATCAGAGCACAGCCTATGTGTTCAACAATGCCGACCATGCCGCGAACCTTTTTTCACTGGCTGAGTTTGGCAACATTTATACCCGTATCAACAACCCGACCAATGACATTCTTGAACAGCGCTTGGCCGCCTTGGAGGGTGGCATCGCTTCGGTGGTCACCGCTTCGGGTACCGCCGCCTTGAACACTACGTTGTTGGTACTCTTAAAGGCTGGCGACCATATTGTGTCTTCCAATAGTCTATATGGGGGCACTTATAATTTGTTGAATGTGACCTTGCCGAGGTTGGGCATCACCACGACCTTTGTAGATCCGACCAATCCGTCAAATTTTGGGAATGCGGTACAAGAGAATACCCGAGCCGTCTTTGTGGAGTCGGTGGGCAATCCGAAACTTGACGTATTGGATTTAAAGGCGATTTCATCAGAAGCCAAAAAAGCAAAAGTACCTTTTATCGTCGATAATACTGTGGCCACTCCAGCTTTATTGAACCCAATTGAGCACGGTGCGAACATTGTCATTCATTCCTTGACCAAATATATCAACGGCAATGGTACCGCCCTGGGTGGTGCGATCATCGATGCGGGCACTTTTGATTGGGCAAACGGAAAGTTTCCAGAATTCACCGAACCTTCCCCTGGTTATCACGGTTTGGTCTATCATGAGGCATTGGGGCCTGCTGCCTTTATCGCAAAAGTGCGAATAGAAGGTTTGCGCGACCATGGTGCAGCGTTGAGTCCGTTCAATGCCTTTCAAATCATTCAGGGATTGGAAACGTTGGAAGTACGTATAAAAAAACACAGTGAAAACGCCTTGGCCTTGGCACAGTGGCTTGAACAACGCAAAGAGGTCGCTTGGGTCAACTACCCGGGCCTGTCATCGAGTAAATACAAGGCACAGTCAGATGCTTATTTGCCGAAAGGGCAGAGCGGATTGGTGACCTTCGGCGTGAAAGGAGGCTACGAATCTGCGAAGAAAATAGCCGATGAGACCAAGATTTTCTCGCTTTTGGCGAATATTGGCGACAGTAAATCGTTGATCATACATCCGGCAAGTACGACCCACCAACAGTTAGATGATGCTGCACAAGAGCTGACAGGGGTAACAAAAGATTTGATTCGCTTGTCAGTCGGCCTCGAAGATTTAGATGATTTAAAGGCCGATTTAGAACAGGCCTTTGCCACGATCGACAAATCGGTCTTAGCGTAA
- a CDS encoding CocE/NonD family hydrolase — MKLRFHVFILFFVAFAVIVSCKKAAKTTLVEENYVADHYNKKEVDIEMRDGVKLHTTIYSPKDTSREYPILMQRTPYSSRPYGEGQFRKQISPNINMMKEGYIVVYQDVRGRWLSEGHYENMRAYIPEKTSNDQIDESSDTYDTIEWLINNVENNNGKVGLWGISYPGFYATYGTIDPHPALKASSPQACIGDFYFDDFHHNGAYLLSYFRITSLFGTPRPNGDKPIDTAWYTLPDIGTEDQYQFFLDMGPLENLNSFFEYDIGDKPSLAPDEMTDDFFWNELKEHPNYDELWQSRGLIQHLDKTKSHVATMIVGGWFDAEDLYGPLETYKNIEKYNEGAYNTMVFGPWDHGRWARRNGRSLVGNYYFGDSISEFYQDKIETKFFHHFLKGEGDGKTGLPEAYVYDSGAKEWAAYDSWPPKAIQKRTMFLSENEALTSEQKDMSAIKFVSDIKKPVPYSEDVKTVFTPRKYMTDDQRFAARRSDVLVFETDVLEEDLTLAGPILANLKVATTGTAADWIVKIIDVHPPDVETNDEMQDHLKMSNYHLMVRSEVLRGRFRNSFSRPEPFVPNQKTNVNIKLQDVFHTFKKGHKLQVQVQSTWFPLIDLNPQTYVENIFKAAEDDFKTQTHTVFTDSNLEFSVLPK; from the coding sequence ATGAAATTGCGCTTTCATGTTTTCATTTTATTTTTTGTGGCTTTTGCGGTCATTGTTTCCTGTAAAAAAGCAGCCAAGACAACTCTTGTCGAAGAAAATTATGTAGCGGACCATTACAACAAAAAAGAAGTCGATATTGAGATGCGCGATGGGGTGAAATTGCATACCACGATTTATTCCCCGAAAGATACTTCAAGAGAATATCCCATCTTGATGCAACGAACACCTTATAGCTCTCGACCCTATGGTGAGGGACAATTCAGAAAACAGATCAGTCCCAATATCAATATGATGAAAGAGGGTTATATCGTGGTGTACCAAGATGTACGGGGCCGTTGGTTGAGCGAGGGCCATTATGAAAATATGCGGGCCTATATTCCTGAAAAAACCTCAAACGATCAGATTGATGAAAGTTCTGATACCTATGATACCATTGAGTGGCTGATCAACAATGTAGAGAACAACAATGGCAAAGTGGGTCTATGGGGCATTTCGTATCCCGGTTTTTATGCTACTTATGGTACGATTGATCCGCATCCAGCATTGAAGGCATCATCACCGCAAGCATGCATAGGTGATTTCTACTTTGATGATTTTCATCACAATGGAGCCTATTTATTGAGTTATTTTAGAATTACTTCTTTATTTGGCACACCAAGGCCCAACGGAGACAAGCCCATTGATACAGCTTGGTACACCTTGCCTGATATTGGCACCGAAGACCAATATCAATTTTTTCTGGATATGGGCCCTTTGGAAAATCTCAATTCCTTCTTTGAATATGATATTGGGGATAAACCCAGCTTGGCCCCAGACGAGATGACGGATGATTTTTTCTGGAATGAGCTCAAAGAGCACCCCAATTATGATGAATTGTGGCAAAGCCGCGGTTTGATCCAACATCTTGACAAGACCAAATCGCATGTGGCCACCATGATCGTGGGTGGCTGGTTCGATGCAGAAGATTTATACGGACCATTGGAAACCTATAAGAACATTGAAAAGTATAACGAAGGAGCCTATAATACCATGGTTTTTGGCCCTTGGGACCATGGCCGTTGGGCAAGGCGTAACGGACGCAGCTTGGTGGGCAACTATTATTTCGGGGATTCCATTTCAGAGTTTTACCAAGATAAGATAGAAACCAAGTTCTTTCACCATTTTTTGAAAGGGGAAGGCGATGGCAAAACGGGACTCCCCGAAGCCTATGTATATGATTCGGGCGCGAAAGAATGGGCGGCATACGACTCTTGGCCCCCAAAGGCGATACAAAAGCGAACCATGTTTCTTTCTGAAAACGAAGCATTGACTTCAGAACAAAAAGATATGTCAGCAATTAAATTTGTCAGCGATATCAAAAAACCGGTACCCTATTCTGAGGATGTCAAAACCGTGTTCACGCCCAGAAAATACATGACCGATGACCAACGTTTCGCAGCACGCCGTTCTGATGTACTGGTATTCGAGACCGATGTTTTGGAAGAAGATTTGACCTTGGCAGGACCCATATTGGCGAATTTGAAGGTCGCAACAACAGGTACAGCAGCTGACTGGATCGTAAAAATCATCGATGTACACCCACCTGATGTCGAAACCAATGATGAGATGCAAGATCATTTAAAAATGAGCAATTATCATTTAATGGTGCGCAGTGAGGTGCTTCGTGGTAGGTTTAGAAATAGTTTTTCCCGTCCAGAACCTTTTGTGCCCAACCAAAAAACAAACGTCAATATCAAATTGCAAGATGTATTTCACACCTTCAAAAAAGGTCATAAACTGCAAGTACAGGTACAGAGCACATGGTTTCCATTGATTGACTTGAATCCGCAGACATACGTTGAGAATATTTTCAAAGCAGCGGAAGACGACTTTAAAACCCAGACCCATACGGTGTTTACAGACTCCAATTTAGAGTTTTCAGTTTTACCCAAATAG
- the metK gene encoding methionine adenosyltransferase, with the protein MPYLFTSESVSEGHPDKVADQISDALLDYFLAFDPNSKVACETLVTTGQVVLAGEVKSNTYLDVQNIARDTINKIGYTKGEYQFSGDSCGVISLIHEQSQEINQGVDRGSKEEQGAGDQGMMFGYATKETENYMPLALDISHKILQALAELRREGKEITYLRPDAKAQVTIEYSEDNVPQRIDTIVVSTQHDEFDTDENMLARIKKDVIEILIPKVKAQLPKYVQELFTDNITYHVNPTGKFVIGGPHGDTGLTGRKIIIDTYGGKGAHGGGAFSGKDPSKVDRSAAYAARHAAKNLVAAGVADEIMVQVSYAIGVVEPTSVFVDTFGTSKVSLSDGEIAKKVAELFDMRPFAIEERLKLRNPIYLETAAYGHMGKKPQMVTKIFESPYNGRVEMEVELFTWEKLDMVDQVKVAFGL; encoded by the coding sequence ATGCCTTATCTCTTTACTTCTGAATCTGTCAGTGAGGGCCATCCCGATAAAGTGGCCGATCAAATCAGTGACGCCTTACTTGATTATTTTCTTGCCTTTGACCCCAATAGCAAGGTCGCTTGCGAGACATTGGTCACCACGGGGCAGGTGGTTCTGGCCGGTGAAGTGAAGAGCAACACCTATTTAGATGTGCAGAACATTGCCCGTGATACCATTAACAAAATTGGGTATACGAAAGGCGAGTATCAGTTCAGCGGTGATTCATGTGGGGTGATTTCGTTGATTCACGAGCAGTCACAAGAAATCAACCAAGGGGTCGATCGTGGGTCAAAAGAAGAGCAAGGTGCCGGTGATCAAGGTATGATGTTCGGCTACGCGACCAAAGAAACGGAGAATTATATGCCATTGGCATTGGATATTTCGCATAAGATTCTTCAGGCTTTGGCAGAGTTAAGGAGAGAAGGCAAAGAAATCACCTATCTAAGACCTGATGCGAAAGCACAGGTGACCATTGAATATTCTGAGGATAATGTACCGCAGCGTATCGATACCATAGTAGTGTCGACCCAACATGATGAATTTGATACCGATGAGAATATGTTGGCCCGGATCAAAAAGGATGTAATTGAAATCTTGATTCCCAAGGTCAAAGCACAATTGCCCAAATATGTACAAGAATTGTTCACTGACAATATTACCTACCACGTGAACCCGACAGGAAAGTTTGTGATCGGTGGTCCGCATGGGGATACAGGACTTACAGGCAGAAAAATTATCATCGACACCTATGGCGGCAAAGGTGCCCATGGTGGTGGGGCATTCAGTGGTAAAGATCCCAGCAAAGTAGACCGAAGTGCGGCTTATGCCGCTCGCCATGCCGCAAAAAACTTGGTGGCGGCCGGTGTGGCCGATGAGATTATGGTACAGGTCAGCTATGCCATTGGAGTGGTAGAGCCCACATCTGTCTTCGTCGATACTTTTGGCACATCGAAAGTATCGCTCTCAGATGGTGAAATTGCCAAAAAGGTGGCCGAATTGTTTGATATGCGCCCATTTGCCATTGAAGAACGATTGAAACTTCGAAATCCGATTTATCTAGAAACCGCCGCTTATGGCCATATGGGCAAAAAACCACAGATGGTGACCAAGATTTTTGAATCGCCCTATAACGGCCGTGTTGAAATGGAGGTCGAGCTTTTCACATGGGAAAAACTGGATATGGTCGATCAGGTGAAAGTTGCTTTTGGCTTGTAG
- a CDS encoding deoxynucleoside kinase gives MHIAVAGNIGAGKTTLTTLLAKHYRWEAHFEDVVDNPYLDDFYTQMERWSFNLQIYFLNSRYRQILKIRESGKNVIQDRTIYEDAHIFAPNLHAMGLMTNRDFSNYKSLFELMESLVQPPDLLIYLRSSIPNLVNQIHKRGREYENSISIDYLSRLNERYEAWVNTYEKGKLLVVDVDEVNFVDKQEDLGQVITKIDAEIHGLF, from the coding sequence ATGCATATTGCAGTTGCCGGAAACATTGGAGCTGGAAAGACCACCCTGACCACTTTATTGGCCAAACATTATAGATGGGAGGCCCATTTCGAAGATGTGGTCGACAACCCCTACCTCGATGATTTTTATACCCAAATGGAACGATGGAGCTTCAATCTGCAGATTTACTTTTTGAACAGTCGTTATCGGCAAATTCTGAAAATACGTGAAAGCGGCAAAAATGTGATTCAAGACCGTACCATTTATGAAGATGCACACATCTTCGCCCCCAACCTGCACGCCATGGGACTCATGACCAATCGTGATTTTAGCAACTACAAGAGTCTTTTTGAGCTGATGGAAAGTTTGGTGCAACCCCCCGATCTGTTGATTTATCTGCGCAGTTCGATCCCTAACCTTGTAAATCAGATACACAAAAGGGGACGTGAATATGAAAACAGTATCTCCATAGACTACCTGAGCCGCTTGAACGAGCGCTATGAGGCATGGGTGAACACCTATGAAAAGGGCAAGTTATTGGTGGTAGATGTCGATGAGGTCAACTTTGTCGATAAACAAGAAGATCTGGGCCAGGTCATCACTAAAATAGATGCCGAGATCCATGGGTTGTTCTGA
- a CDS encoding TonB family protein has protein sequence MEPKKNPKSNLEKDLTLYFMIGLVAVLSMSYTAIEWKTYDNVITCPINPDFDTDMGEIPPMTFQKLPPPPKPKIQAPPIIEIAPDDEEIIETVIESNEPDQSTEIVNYTDIDVADVDEPEEIPFSVIENVPIFPGCENATNQGTCFQEMMQKHIKKNFHYPELAKEMGLQGRVNVIFTIQKDGSISGIKMRGPHEVLEREAKRIISKLPRMTPGKQRGTPVKVPFAIPITFKLQ, from the coding sequence ATGGAACCAAAGAAAAATCCAAAGTCAAACCTTGAAAAAGACCTAACGCTTTACTTCATGATAGGGCTGGTCGCAGTACTATCGATGAGCTATACAGCAATTGAATGGAAAACATATGACAATGTCATTACATGTCCTATAAATCCTGATTTTGACACCGATATGGGAGAAATACCCCCTATGACCTTTCAAAAATTGCCCCCTCCACCAAAACCCAAGATTCAGGCGCCTCCGATAATTGAAATTGCACCTGACGATGAAGAAATCATTGAAACTGTAATTGAATCGAATGAGCCTGACCAAAGTACTGAAATCGTGAATTACACCGATATAGATGTTGCCGATGTGGACGAACCTGAAGAAATTCCCTTTTCAGTAATCGAAAACGTACCCATTTTTCCGGGCTGTGAGAATGCCACCAATCAAGGGACTTGTTTTCAAGAAATGATGCAAAAACACATTAAAAAGAACTTTCACTACCCTGAACTGGCCAAAGAAATGGGGTTGCAGGGGCGTGTCAATGTGATATTTACCATTCAAAAAGATGGCAGTATCAGTGGCATCAAAATGCGCGGACCACATGAAGTTTTGGAAAGAGAGGCAAAAAGAATTATTTCGAAGTTACCGAGAATGACCCCAGGTAAGCAGCGTGGCACCCCGGTCAAAGTGCCATTCGCCATTCCGATTACATTCAAGTTGCAGTAA